One segment of Besnoitia besnoiti strain Bb-Ger1 chromosome Unknown contig00174, whole genome shotgun sequence DNA contains the following:
- a CDS encoding uncharacterized protein (encoded by transcript BESB_032390), giving the protein MIAVHHHPTGLLKTAKSVGFQYPTTLRLFHIGYVLGVIYGFLFSLILTARENYYSDASLISSIVLGVIISETGLFISFFWGVYTTSWTTGLDLEGLCLPDPSSLVLFMTIMLSALAEHS; this is encoded by the coding sequence atgattgcagtacaccaccaccccactggactgcttaagacagctaaaagtgttggatttcaatatcctactacattaagattattccacatcggttatgttctaggcgtaatatatggattcttgttctcactcatcttaacagcgagagaaaactactactcagatgctagtctaatcagtagcatcgtacttggagttatcatctctgagacaggattatttatcagctttttctggggagtatatactacgagttggactactggtttagatcttgaaggtctttgtttaccggatccaagttctcttgtgcttttcatgaccatcatgttaagtgcattagcagagcatagttaa